One genomic region from Leptolyngbyaceae cyanobacterium JSC-12 encodes:
- a CDS encoding Rhodanese-related sulfurtransferase (IMG reference gene:2510097000~PFAM: Rhodanese-like domain), whose amino-acid sequence MLLPTFIATLSAHKVTVNDLEAGNLKPIILIDVRSPEEYAQDHIGQSLLVPLEEIQAGQGIQIIERIARAYSQPGQPDPTIVLYCEICPGAIRAYQKLQCTGLNLVVLSGGITAWRQAVPRGKDAEILAPIAIAA is encoded by the coding sequence ATGCTGCTTCCAACTTTTATTGCTACCCTCTCAGCCCACAAGGTTACGGTCAACGATTTAGAAGCCGGAAATCTAAAGCCAATTATTTTGATTGATGTGCGATCACCAGAGGAGTATGCCCAAGACCACATTGGTCAAAGTTTGCTTGTTCCGTTGGAGGAAATCCAGGCAGGGCAGGGCATTCAAATCATCGAGAGAATCGCCAGAGCCTACTCACAACCCGGACAGCCAGATCCAACGATTGTTTTGTATTGTGAAATCTGTCCTGGAGCGATTCGGGCATATCAGAAACTTCAATGCACTGGTTTAAATCTTGTCGTTCTCTCTGGCGGTATTACAGCCTGGAGACAAGCGGTTCCTCGTGGAAAAGACGCTGAGATTTTGGCACCCATTGCGATCGCCGCTTAA
- a CDS encoding radical SAM-linked protein/radical SAM family uncharacterized protein (IMG reference gene:2510096999~PFAM: Uncharacterized protein conserved in bacteria (DUF2344); Radical SAM superfamily~TIGRFAM: radical SAM family uncharacterized protein; radical SAM-linked protein), translating into MAVAVETLLTPDILRPARYLGNELGAVHKPWEESTVRWSLIYPEVYEVGSSNLGHIILYNILNAQPRQLCDRAYLPGSDLAAKLRATNTPLFAVETRRPLLEFDILGFSLSYELGATNILEMLSLAGIPLTWQERQTSSQPYPLIFAGGQTATSNPEPYADFFDFFALGDGEELLPEIGLVLEECKINGLSREDLLLDLAQVPGVYVPQFYAMAPDGSVHPNRADVPGRILRRVATPIPAYAIGLVPYVQTVHDRLTVEIRRGCTRGCRFCQPGMLTRPARDVEPAAVIDAIVEGMRATGYNEFSLLSLSCSDYLALPAVGMEIKNRLKDENISLSLPSQRVDRFDETIANILGGTRNTGLTFAPEAGTQRLRDIINKGLTNEELLRGIKTAYEQGWDRVKLYFMIGLPGETDVDVLGIAETVRWLQQECRIRGRKPINFNLTISNFTPKPHTPFQWHSVSTAEFERKQALLKDAFRGIRGLKANFTDVRISAMEDFVGRGDRRLAAVVRRAWELGAGMDSWWESLDRAFAAWTQAIAESELTWKYRQVEQGEWNVFDVQTQVAGVSEQASVTQAADISSQTPSAYDAPLPWDHLDTGIDKQWLKEDLQRALAAATVPDCSFDGCSHCGVCGLDFGHNIVVPPPSIPPFEGQFIPNQARAQRLRVWLGKLGEMAYLSHLDLMRLFDRAVRRASLPISFSGGFHPGPRIIPANALPLGTTSSGEIVDFELTEVMEPSVFQSRLAEELPPGIPIYQVEEVDRNAPAATQVLDRAEYLITVEAIQLDTSEALPSRADWQHWIETVLSTQVIWTEHKTKSGKVQAVNLRDRLYELVLDNINPGDSAPVASLRYIGSCRNDGTLLRPDQLILMLEHSTYREFQLVHAHRTRLMLANL; encoded by the coding sequence GTGGCAGTTGCGGTTGAAACCCTACTGACTCCTGATATTTTGCGCCCTGCACGGTATCTAGGGAACGAACTGGGGGCAGTGCACAAACCCTGGGAAGAATCGACTGTGCGTTGGTCACTTATCTATCCAGAGGTGTATGAAGTAGGTTCGTCCAATTTGGGGCACATCATTCTTTACAACATCTTGAATGCCCAACCGCGTCAATTATGCGATCGCGCCTACCTGCCTGGATCCGATTTAGCAGCCAAACTTCGAGCAACCAACACCCCGCTATTTGCAGTAGAAACTCGCCGCCCATTACTTGAATTCGACATTTTAGGATTTAGCCTCAGCTATGAACTGGGAGCCACAAACATTCTAGAAATGCTGAGCTTGGCTGGGATTCCACTCACCTGGCAGGAACGTCAAACTAGCTCACAGCCCTATCCTCTGATTTTTGCAGGTGGACAAACGGCAACTTCCAATCCAGAACCCTACGCTGATTTCTTTGATTTCTTTGCCCTGGGGGATGGGGAAGAACTACTTCCAGAAATCGGTTTGGTACTTGAAGAATGTAAAATAAATGGCTTGAGTCGTGAAGACCTGTTGCTTGATCTGGCTCAGGTGCCAGGAGTCTATGTGCCGCAGTTCTATGCTATGGCACCCGATGGTTCAGTTCATCCCAACCGAGCCGATGTGCCTGGGCGGATTTTGCGCCGCGTGGCCACTCCGATTCCGGCATATGCTATTGGGCTGGTTCCCTACGTGCAAACTGTGCACGATCGCTTGACGGTAGAAATTCGGCGCGGTTGTACACGGGGTTGTCGCTTTTGCCAACCAGGAATGCTAACCCGCCCTGCCCGGGATGTAGAACCCGCCGCCGTGATTGATGCGATCGTGGAAGGAATGCGGGCAACCGGGTATAACGAATTTTCGCTATTGTCTCTCAGTTGTTCTGATTACCTGGCACTCCCAGCTGTTGGGATGGAAATCAAAAATCGTTTAAAGGACGAAAATATTTCCCTCTCACTGCCCAGCCAGCGGGTTGATCGCTTTGATGAAACTATCGCCAACATTCTGGGCGGCACCCGCAACACTGGCTTAACCTTTGCGCCGGAGGCAGGCACCCAACGCCTGCGAGACATCATCAATAAAGGATTGACCAACGAAGAACTGCTCCGAGGTATTAAAACTGCTTATGAGCAGGGGTGGGATCGGGTAAAGCTCTACTTCATGATTGGGCTACCTGGCGAAACGGATGTGGATGTATTGGGCATTGCAGAAACTGTGCGCTGGCTCCAACAGGAATGCCGGATTCGAGGCAGAAAACCAATAAATTTCAATCTCACTATTTCCAACTTCACCCCTAAACCGCACACACCGTTTCAGTGGCATTCTGTTTCCACGGCTGAATTTGAACGTAAACAGGCATTATTGAAAGATGCATTTCGGGGTATTCGAGGTTTGAAAGCCAACTTTACTGATGTGCGGATTTCGGCGATGGAAGACTTTGTGGGACGAGGCGATCGCCGTCTGGCAGCCGTGGTTCGTCGCGCTTGGGAATTGGGCGCTGGAATGGACTCCTGGTGGGAAAGTTTAGATCGGGCATTTGCCGCCTGGACGCAGGCGATCGCCGAGTCTGAACTCACCTGGAAATATCGCCAGGTGGAACAGGGTGAATGGAATGTGTTTGATGTGCAGACACAAGTTGCAGGAGTATCTGAGCAAGCATCGGTTACTCAGGCCGCAGACATCAGCAGCCAGACACCATCCGCCTACGATGCTCCTTTACCCTGGGATCATCTGGATACTGGAATTGATAAACAATGGCTTAAGGAAGATTTGCAACGAGCACTTGCCGCTGCAACAGTTCCAGACTGCTCGTTTGACGGTTGTTCTCATTGTGGGGTTTGTGGACTTGACTTTGGACATAATATTGTCGTGCCTCCTCCCAGCATTCCTCCTTTTGAGGGGCAGTTTATCCCTAATCAAGCTCGTGCCCAGCGTCTGCGTGTCTGGTTAGGGAAACTGGGCGAAATGGCGTATCTGAGCCATCTTGACTTGATGCGGCTATTTGATCGGGCGGTGCGGCGGGCATCGTTGCCCATTTCGTTTAGTGGGGGGTTTCATCCTGGACCTCGCATTATTCCTGCTAATGCATTGCCACTGGGAACAACGAGTTCTGGAGAAATTGTTGATTTTGAATTGACAGAAGTGATGGAACCTAGTGTGTTTCAATCTCGGTTGGCAGAGGAACTGCCTCCGGGGATTCCCATTTACCAAGTTGAGGAGGTCGATCGTAATGCACCTGCAGCAACTCAAGTGTTAGACCGGGCTGAATATCTCATTACAGTTGAGGCGATTCAATTGGATACTTCAGAAGCTTTACCAAGTAGAGCAGACTGGCAGCATTGGATTGAAACTGTGCTTTCTACTCAAGTAATTTGGACAGAACATAAAACCAAATCTGGAAAAGTTCAGGCGGTTAATCTGCGCGATCGCCTGTATGAACTGGTTCTAGACAACATCAACCCTGGAGACAGTGCTCCTGTTGCTTCGCTTCGCTATATTGGCAGTTGTCGTAATGATGGTACCTTGCTGCGTCCAGATCAGTTGATATTGATGCTAGAGCATAGTACTTATCGAGAATTTCAATTGGTCCATGCTCATCGAACTCGTCTCATGCTGGCAAATCTGTAG